A stretch of [Clostridium] scindens DNA encodes these proteins:
- a CDS encoding chromate transporter, which translates to MKLKKMAELYISFFKIGGLTFGGGLAMLPMLQREVVEDRKWCTDEELLDMYAIGQCTPGIIAVNTATYVGYKQAGFLGGVSGTLGVISPSIVIICLVASILQNFIHLPVVLHALAGIRIVVCALMLNTVVTMAKKGIVDRLGALLFVAAFLLACFTPVPTAVIVILAGIAGVVIKKIGGRKES; encoded by the coding sequence ATGAAATTAAAAAAAATGGCTGAACTCTATATCAGTTTCTTTAAAATTGGCGGCCTTACGTTCGGAGGAGGGCTCGCCATGCTTCCCATGCTCCAGAGGGAGGTCGTGGAAGACCGAAAATGGTGCACCGACGAGGAACTGCTGGATATGTACGCGATCGGACAGTGCACGCCCGGCATTATCGCCGTCAATACCGCCACCTATGTGGGCTACAAGCAGGCCGGATTCCTGGGCGGCGTATCCGGAACCCTGGGCGTTATCTCCCCCTCCATTGTCATCATCTGCCTGGTGGCATCCATCCTGCAGAACTTCATCCATCTTCCTGTCGTCCTTCATGCTCTGGCGGGCATTCGGATCGTCGTCTGCGCGCTGATGCTCAATACCGTAGTCACCATGGCAAAGAAAGGAATTGTGGATAGGCTGGGCGCCCTGTTATTTGTCGCAGCATTCCTGCTGGCATGCTTTACCCCCGTTCCCACCGCTGTCATCGTCATCCTGGCGGGTATCGCGGGAGTCGTCATCAAAAAGATTGGAGGGCGGAAAGAATCATGA
- a CDS encoding NAD(P)-dependent malic enzyme — MTTNEKALKMHEEWHGKIETTAKSHVHSREDLSIAYTPGVAEPCKAIAKDKEAAYTYTIKSNTVAVVSDGSAVLGLGNIGAHAAMPVMEGKAVLFKEFGGVNAFPICLDTQDTEEIIRTVVNIAPAFGGINLEDISAPRCFEIEERLKELLDIPVFHDDQHGTAIVVLAGIINAMKVTGKNKEEAKVVVNGAGSAGVAITRLLLTYGFRHITMCDINGILSKESPHLNWMQEKMVEVTNLEGRKGTLSDALKGADIFVGVSAPNIVTKEMVASMNKDSILFAMANPVPEIMPDLAKEAGAKVVGTGRSDFPNQVNNVVAFPGIFKGALEGRATRITEEMKLATAKAIAGLIPEDELNEDNILPEAFDPRVADVVSQAVKELI; from the coding sequence ATGACAACAAATGAAAAAGCACTGAAAATGCATGAGGAATGGCATGGAAAGATCGAGACGACCGCAAAATCCCATGTGCATTCCCGCGAGGATCTGTCTATTGCCTACACTCCTGGCGTTGCGGAGCCCTGCAAGGCCATTGCCAAAGATAAAGAGGCTGCTTATACCTATACCATAAAGTCAAACACGGTAGCCGTCGTCTCCGACGGGAGCGCGGTGCTCGGACTTGGCAACATCGGCGCCCATGCCGCTATGCCGGTCATGGAGGGAAAGGCCGTACTGTTTAAAGAATTTGGCGGGGTCAATGCGTTTCCCATCTGCCTGGATACCCAGGATACGGAAGAGATCATCCGCACGGTCGTCAACATCGCCCCCGCGTTCGGCGGCATCAATCTGGAAGACATCAGCGCTCCCCGCTGCTTCGAGATTGAAGAGCGTCTAAAAGAACTGCTGGATATTCCCGTCTTTCATGATGACCAGCACGGCACGGCCATCGTGGTTCTTGCGGGCATCATCAATGCCATGAAGGTCACAGGCAAGAACAAGGAAGAGGCCAAGGTCGTGGTAAATGGCGCCGGTTCCGCAGGAGTTGCCATCACCAGGCTGCTTCTTACTTACGGCTTCAGGCATATCACCATGTGCGATATCAATGGAATCCTCAGCAAGGAATCCCCGCATCTGAACTGGATGCAGGAAAAGATGGTGGAGGTAACCAATCTGGAAGGCAGGAAGGGAACTCTTAGCGATGCCTTGAAAGGCGCTGACATCTTCGTGGGCGTTTCTGCCCCCAACATTGTCACCAAGGAGATGGTGGCTTCCATGAATAAGGATTCCATCCTCTTTGCCATGGCCAATCCAGTTCCGGAGATCATGCCGGATCTTGCCAAAGAAGCCGGTGCAAAAGTTGTGGGAACGGGTCGCTCCGACTTCCCCAACCAGGTCAACAATGTAGTGGCATTCCCCGGAATCTTTAAGGGTGCTTTGGAAGGACGCGCCACCAGGATCACGGAAGAGATGAAGCTGGCTACCGCAAAGGCGATTGCCGGGCTGATTCCAGAAGACGAGCTGAACGAAGACAACATTCTGCCGGAAGCCTTTGATCCGCGCGTTGCAGATGTTGTCAGCCAGGCAGTAAAGGAACTGATTTAG
- a CDS encoding DNA-3-methyladenine glycosylase family protein produces the protein MYFEYGDTEIEYLKRKDKKLGEAIDHIGHIYREVDADIFQSVVHHIIGQQISNAALATVWGRFRNLVGEVTADTVLKYQAEELKGLGMSLRKAEYIQNFAQKVCLGELDLEELYRMDDQKVIKTLSSLRGIGVWTAEMLLIFCMQRPDVLSYGDGAILKGMQILYHHRKMDKNLFEKYRKRYSPYGTVASLYLWAIAGQALEK, from the coding sequence ATGTATTTTGAATATGGCGATACAGAGATTGAATACCTGAAAAGAAAGGATAAGAAATTAGGAGAAGCCATTGATCATATCGGACACATCTACCGGGAGGTGGACGCAGATATCTTCCAGTCAGTGGTGCACCATATCATAGGGCAGCAGATATCCAATGCGGCTTTGGCTACCGTGTGGGGGCGATTCAGGAATTTGGTGGGAGAAGTGACGGCGGACACGGTCTTAAAATATCAGGCGGAGGAACTAAAAGGTCTGGGAATGTCGCTTAGAAAGGCCGAGTATATCCAAAATTTTGCCCAAAAAGTCTGCCTGGGAGAACTGGATCTGGAGGAGTTGTATCGGATGGATGACCAGAAGGTGATCAAGACCCTGTCATCCCTGAGGGGGATTGGCGTATGGACGGCCGAGATGCTTCTCATCTTCTGCATGCAGAGGCCTGACGTGCTAAGTTATGGGGACGGCGCGATCCTGAAAGGAATGCAGATCCTGTACCATCACCGGAAGATGGATAAAAACCTGTTTGAGAAGTACCGGAAGAGATATAGCCCATATGGGACGGTGGCCAGCCTGTATCTTTGGGCCATTGCCGGCCAAGCCCTGGAGAAATGA
- the prfA gene encoding peptide chain release factor 1, producing the protein MFDKLEDLLIRLEEVLSELQEPNVANDQNRFRKLMKEQNELTPIVEAYKEYKACKQAIEDSLQMLEEESDEEMRELAKEELNDSKARVEELEHELKILLLPKDPNDDKNVIVEIRAGAGGDEAALFAAEIYRMYLHYAESQRWKVELVECEEIGIGGMKNVTFMINGKGAYSVMKYESGVHRVQRVPETESGGRIHTSTITVAVMPEAEDVDIQIDEKDIRIDVMRASGNGGQCVNTTDSAVRLTHYPTGIVIYSQTEKSQLQNKEKAFALLRAKLYDMECQKRHDAEAEARKSQIGTGDRSEKIRTYNFPQGRVTDHRIGLTLYKLDKIMNGDIQEIIDACIAADQAAKLANMNE; encoded by the coding sequence ATGTTTGACAAATTAGAGGATTTGCTCATTCGTTTGGAAGAGGTACTTAGCGAACTACAAGAGCCGAATGTGGCTAATGACCAGAACCGGTTCCGCAAGCTTATGAAAGAACAGAATGAACTGACTCCTATTGTTGAGGCATATAAGGAATATAAGGCCTGCAAGCAGGCGATCGAGGACAGCCTTCAGATGCTGGAGGAAGAGTCCGATGAAGAGATGAGAGAGCTTGCCAAGGAAGAACTGAATGACTCAAAAGCGAGGGTTGAGGAATTAGAGCATGAACTTAAGATTCTGCTTCTGCCCAAGGACCCCAATGATGATAAGAATGTCATAGTCGAGATCCGTGCCGGTGCCGGCGGGGATGAGGCGGCCTTGTTCGCGGCCGAGATCTACCGCATGTATCTCCATTATGCAGAGAGCCAGCGATGGAAAGTAGAACTGGTGGAATGCGAAGAGATCGGTATAGGCGGCATGAAGAATGTGACCTTCATGATCAACGGGAAAGGAGCCTATTCTGTGATGAAATACGAATCCGGGGTACATCGGGTGCAGCGGGTGCCCGAGACAGAGTCCGGCGGACGTATTCATACTTCCACGATTACGGTCGCTGTCATGCCGGAAGCGGAGGATGTAGATATCCAGATAGATGAAAAAGATATCCGTATTGACGTCATGCGGGCATCCGGCAACGGCGGACAGTGCGTCAATACGACGGATTCGGCAGTGCGCCTGACCCATTATCCGACAGGAATCGTAATCTACAGCCAGACGGAGAAATCCCAGCTGCAGAATAAGGAAAAGGCATTCGCCCTTCTCCGGGCGAAACTGTATGATATGGAATGCCAGAAGCGCCATGACGCAGAAGCTGAGGCGAGAAAGAGCCAGATTGGTACCGGAGACCGTTCTGAAAAGATCCGCACCTACAATTTCCCGCAGGGACGCGTGACGGATCATCGTATCGGCTTGACGTTATATAAACTGGATAAGATCATGAACGGCGACATCCAGGAGATTATTGATGCCTGCATCGCAGCAGACCAGGCGGCAAAACTGGCAAATATGAATGAGTAA
- a CDS encoding chromate transporter — protein MIYLTLAFEFFKIGLFSIGGGMATLPFLMDLTTKYDWYTASDLANMVAISESTPGPVGINMATFAGYSVAGIPGALVATLALTAPALIIIVIIARFLENFSENPTVKAVFYGIRPTVAALIGYAVWELLKIALVSTVNGSLHINVTSVVICLGTFLLLQVKKLGKLHPILWILAGAVIGIVLKM, from the coding sequence ATGATTTATCTGACACTGGCATTTGAATTCTTTAAGATCGGCCTGTTCTCCATCGGAGGCGGCATGGCCACCCTGCCATTCCTTATGGACCTGACCACCAAATACGACTGGTACACTGCCAGCGATCTGGCCAACATGGTGGCGATCAGCGAGAGTACCCCCGGCCCGGTGGGCATCAACATGGCTACCTTTGCTGGATACAGCGTAGCCGGCATCCCTGGCGCGCTGGTGGCAACCCTGGCGCTGACGGCGCCTGCTCTGATTATCATCGTGATCATCGCAAGGTTTCTTGAGAATTTCAGCGAGAATCCTACGGTAAAGGCCGTATTCTATGGCATCCGCCCTACCGTGGCAGCCCTGATCGGCTATGCGGTATGGGAACTGTTAAAGATCGCCCTGGTATCTACCGTGAATGGTTCTTTGCATATCAACGTGACCAGCGTCGTCATATGCCTCGGAACCTTCCTGCTTCTTCAGGTAAAGAAACTGGGAAAACTGCATCCCATTTTATGGATCCTGGCCGGAGCGGTCATTGGAATCGTACTGAAAATGTAA
- the rho gene encoding transcription termination factor Rho, protein MREKYESLPLATLKDLAKARGLKGISTMKKAELIERMLEEDEKEKQASKETVKEMSANTGDKEIHDIDRLDSGVIAHGILEVLPDGYGFIRSANYLPGENDVYVSPSQIRKFNLKTGDILEGHTRIKTQQEKFSALLYLTRINEMDPMRAMRRTNFEDMTPIFPDERLRLECGRTSTAMRIVDLLSPIGKGQRGMIVSPPKAGKTTLLKQVALSVRQNNPEIHLLILLIDERPEEVTDIKEAIEGENVEVIYSTFDELPEHHKRVSEMVIERAKRLVEHKKDVMILLDSITRLARAYNLTVPPSGRTLSGGLDPAALHMPKRFFGAARNMREGGSLTILATALVDTGSKMDDVVYEEFKGTGNMELVLDRKLSEKRVFPAIDIPKSGTRREDLLLSREEQEAVETMRRALNGMRADEAVDNILNMFTRTRNNEDLIQLVKKTKFI, encoded by the coding sequence ATGAGAGAAAAGTATGAATCACTGCCTTTAGCTACGTTAAAAGATCTTGCCAAAGCAAGAGGGCTCAAAGGCATATCTACGATGAAGAAGGCAGAGCTTATTGAGCGCATGCTGGAAGAAGATGAAAAGGAAAAGCAGGCTTCCAAGGAGACGGTAAAAGAGATGTCTGCCAATACCGGAGATAAGGAGATCCATGATATTGACAGGCTGGACAGCGGAGTGATCGCTCATGGCATCCTGGAAGTGCTTCCGGACGGATATGGATTCATCAGAAGCGCCAACTATCTGCCGGGAGAGAATGACGTCTATGTATCCCCATCCCAGATACGCAAGTTCAACCTTAAGACGGGAGACATCCTGGAAGGCCATACCAGGATTAAGACGCAGCAGGAGAAGTTCAGCGCCCTGCTCTATCTGACCCGGATCAATGAGATGGACCCGATGAGGGCTATGCGCCGAACCAATTTTGAAGATATGACCCCTATCTTCCCGGATGAAAGGCTGCGGCTGGAGTGTGGAAGGACAAGCACCGCCATGCGGATCGTTGACCTTCTGTCGCCGATCGGAAAGGGACAGAGGGGGATGATCGTATCCCCGCCAAAGGCCGGAAAGACGACGCTTCTGAAGCAGGTAGCCCTGTCTGTCCGTCAGAATAATCCGGAGATTCATCTGCTGATTCTTCTGATTGATGAGCGGCCGGAAGAAGTTACGGATATTAAGGAAGCCATTGAGGGTGAGAATGTGGAAGTCATCTATTCTACGTTCGATGAACTTCCGGAACATCATAAAAGAGTGTCAGAGATGGTGATCGAGCGGGCGAAGCGCCTGGTAGAACACAAAAAAGACGTCATGATTCTTTTAGACAGCATTACCAGGCTTGCAAGGGCTTACAACCTGACGGTACCGCCATCAGGAAGAACCTTGTCCGGAGGTCTTGACCCTGCGGCCCTCCATATGCCGAAGCGGTTCTTTGGAGCGGCAAGAAATATGCGCGAGGGCGGAAGCCTTACCATATTGGCAACTGCGCTGGTTGATACCGGCAGCAAGATGGATGACGTCGTGTATGAAGAGTTTAAAGGAACGGGCAATATGGAACTGGTGCTGGACCGTAAATTATCTGAAAAGAGGGTGTTCCCTGCAATCGATATACCCAAGTCAGGAACCAGAAGAGAGGACCTGCTGCTTAGCAGGGAAGAGCAGGAGGCAGTAGAAACTATGCGCCGGGCGCTGAATGGCATGCGCGCGGATGAAGCCGTGGACAATATCCTGAATATGTTTACCCGGACCCGCAATAATGAGGACCTGATACAATTAGTAAAAAAGACAAAATTTATCTAG
- a CDS encoding DUF4364 family protein produces the protein MAKSFTLYKLIILYMLNKVDFPLTNSQISEFILDEGYTTYFKLQQAISELIGSGFIHEESTHSRTFYHLTEEGAQTIHFFKNDISPAIQEDIDTFLKEKQYELKNEVAVKSDYYRNSNMEYSVRCQVIEQDTPLIDLTLSVPTQAEAETIANNWAKKNQEVYALIMSHLL, from the coding sequence ATGGCCAAATCTTTTACACTATATAAACTAATCATACTCTACATGCTGAACAAGGTAGACTTCCCCCTGACCAATTCCCAGATATCGGAATTTATTCTGGATGAGGGATATACCACCTACTTTAAGCTCCAGCAGGCAATATCGGAACTGATCGGATCCGGCTTCATTCATGAGGAATCGACCCACAGCCGTACGTTCTACCACCTCACGGAAGAAGGGGCACAGACGATACATTTCTTCAAAAATGATATTTCTCCTGCTATTCAGGAAGATATCGATACTTTCCTGAAGGAAAAGCAATACGAATTAAAAAACGAAGTGGCCGTCAAGTCAGACTATTACCGAAATTCCAACATGGAATATTCTGTCCGTTGCCAGGTCATTGAGCAGGATACTCCTCTGATCGACCTGACGCTGTCTGTTCCCACACAGGCCGAGGCTGAGACGATCGCCAACAACTGGGCGAAAAAGAATCAGGAAGTCTATGCCTTAATCATGTCTCATCTACTTTAA
- the prmC gene encoding peptide chain release factor N(5)-glutamine methyltransferase has translation MRKRTLTLQQIYREGTSKLKEAGIREAALDAWYLLEFATGITKASYYGNPDKEIKEEEAARYLAYIESRKKRIPLQHITKEQAFMGYPFYVDEHVLIPRQDTETLAEEALKVLKPGMQVLDLCTGSGCILISLMKMCEGLYGTGSDISEEALEVARKNACRLEVNATFIRSSLFEHISGRYDLIVSNPPYIRTSVIQELQEEVRLHDPFIALDGKEDGLYFYREIIKAGGGYLKPGGYLMFEIGYDQGTEVASLMEKHGYRNIMVKKDLAGLDRVVSGMYNGE, from the coding sequence ATGAGGAAGAGAACTTTGACGCTTCAGCAGATTTATAGGGAAGGGACTTCCAAGCTTAAAGAGGCTGGCATCCGGGAGGCAGCGCTGGATGCGTGGTATCTGCTGGAATTTGCGACTGGAATTACCAAAGCTTCCTATTATGGCAACCCGGATAAAGAGATAAAGGAAGAAGAGGCGGCCCGGTATCTTGCGTATATAGAGAGCCGGAAGAAACGAATCCCATTGCAGCATATTACGAAGGAGCAGGCGTTCATGGGCTATCCCTTCTATGTGGATGAGCATGTGCTGATCCCAAGGCAGGATACGGAGACGCTGGCTGAAGAAGCGCTCAAGGTATTAAAGCCCGGCATGCAGGTACTGGATCTGTGCACCGGATCCGGGTGTATCCTGATAAGCCTGATGAAGATGTGCGAGGGGCTTTATGGAACCGGAAGCGATATATCCGAAGAAGCGCTGGAAGTAGCCAGGAAGAATGCCTGCAGGCTGGAAGTCAATGCAACATTCATAAGAAGCAGCCTGTTTGAGCATATCAGCGGCAGATACGACCTGATCGTATCCAATCCCCCTTATATCCGCACATCGGTTATTCAGGAACTTCAGGAGGAAGTAAGGCTTCATGATCCATTCATTGCCCTTGACGGCAAGGAAGACGGGCTGTATTTTTACAGGGAGATCATCAAAGCCGGGGGAGGCTATCTCAAGCCGGGAGGCTATCTGATGTTCGAGATCGGGTATGACCAGGGAACGGAAGTGGCAAGCCTTATGGAGAAGCATGGATATAGGAATATAATGGTAAAAAAGGATTTGGCAGGTCTTGACCGTGTGGTTTCAGGCATGTACAATGGAGAATAG
- a CDS encoding TIGR01212 family radical SAM protein (This family includes YhcC from E. coli K-12, an uncharacterized radical SAM protein.), which produces MVKRWGDKRYYSLDHYLKNTYGEKLYKISLDGGMTCPNRDGTLGRRGCIFCSAGGSGDFASDRKLSITEQIEQGKRQVAAKHPGTSYIAYFQAYTNTYAPVAYLRDVFLEAIRHPEVKILSIATRPDCLGEDVLKLLDELNQIKPVWIELGLQTIHPDTARFIRRGYDLPVFEQAVSRLRLLNIDVIVHTILCLPGEDMEKMLRTVRYLNCQDIQGMKFQLLHILKNTDLAGYYEKHPFYLPSMEEYFGILGQCLCALSPDIVIHRLTGDGPKPLLIAPLWTGNKRQVLNQMQAYFKKQDIWQGKEL; this is translated from the coding sequence ATGGTCAAACGCTGGGGTGATAAGAGATACTACTCTCTGGATCATTACCTGAAGAATACTTATGGAGAAAAACTGTATAAGATCTCTCTGGACGGAGGCATGACCTGCCCGAACCGTGACGGCACGCTGGGACGCCGGGGCTGCATATTCTGCAGCGCCGGCGGTTCTGGCGATTTTGCATCTGACCGCAAGTTATCCATTACGGAACAGATCGAGCAGGGGAAAAGGCAGGTTGCCGCCAAACATCCAGGCACCTCCTATATTGCCTACTTCCAGGCATACACCAACACTTATGCGCCAGTTGCCTATTTACGCGATGTTTTTTTGGAGGCCATCAGGCATCCCGAGGTAAAGATCCTCTCCATTGCCACAAGGCCGGATTGCCTTGGAGAGGATGTGCTTAAGCTTCTGGATGAACTAAACCAGATCAAGCCTGTCTGGATTGAATTAGGCCTCCAGACGATCCATCCTGATACAGCCCGCTTCATCCGCAGAGGATATGATCTTCCGGTATTTGAGCAGGCCGTATCCCGCCTGCGTCTGCTGAACATTGACGTAATTGTCCATACAATCCTGTGCCTTCCCGGCGAAGATATGGAAAAGATGCTGCGCACGGTGCGGTACCTGAACTGCCAGGACATCCAGGGCATGAAGTTCCAGCTGCTGCACATACTAAAGAATACGGACCTTGCAGGCTATTATGAAAAGCATCCATTCTACCTTCCTTCCATGGAAGAATATTTTGGAATCCTAGGCCAATGCCTGTGCGCCCTTAGCCCGGATATCGTCATACACCGGCTGACCGGAGACGGTCCCAAGCCACTCCTGATAGCCCCCTTATGGACAGGGAATAAGCGCCAGGTATTGAACCAGATGCAGGCATACTTTAAAAAGCAGGACATCTGGCAAGGAAAGGAGTTGTAA
- a CDS encoding DUF1385 domain-containing protein, which produces MKSSNIGGQAVLEGIMMKHKDAYSVAVRKPDGEIIVQKDEYHSIVGKWKKLTTIPFIRGIFNFIDSMVLGIKTLTYSASFYEEEEEQEKLTEAEALKKEKQEKWLMGGTVAFSVVAAVAIFMVLPYVLSSFLKPLIPSYHIRTVIEGFVRIGIFILYVLLISRMEDIQRTFMYHGAEHKCINCIEHGLPLTVENVKISSRQHKRCGTSFLFFVLAISIILLLLVQVESPLMRVAVRIALLPVIAGISYEILKLAGSSDNALINLFSKPGLAIQKLTTKEPDEGMIEVAIQAVEAVFDWRAYEEENFDASADL; this is translated from the coding sequence ATGAAGTCATCAAATATTGGCGGACAGGCCGTCTTAGAGGGAATCATGATGAAGCACAAAGATGCCTACTCCGTTGCAGTGCGCAAGCCGGACGGGGAGATTATCGTGCAGAAGGATGAGTACCACAGCATTGTTGGAAAGTGGAAGAAGCTGACTACGATTCCGTTTATCAGGGGAATATTTAATTTTATAGATTCTATGGTGCTTGGCATTAAGACCTTGACTTACTCAGCCAGTTTTTATGAGGAAGAAGAGGAGCAGGAAAAACTTACGGAAGCAGAGGCTTTGAAAAAGGAGAAGCAGGAGAAATGGCTGATGGGCGGAACGGTGGCGTTTTCCGTGGTAGCGGCGGTAGCCATCTTTATGGTGCTGCCTTACGTTCTATCCTCGTTTCTTAAGCCGCTCATTCCATCTTATCACATCCGCACAGTGATCGAAGGCTTTGTGAGAATCGGGATATTCATACTGTATGTGCTTCTGATATCGAGGATGGAAGATATCCAGAGGACATTCATGTACCACGGGGCAGAACATAAGTGCATCAACTGTATCGAGCACGGCCTGCCTCTGACGGTGGAGAATGTAAAGATCAGTTCCAGGCAGCATAAGCGCTGCGGGACCAGTTTCTTGTTCTTTGTCCTTGCGATCAGCATCATTCTCCTGCTGCTTGTACAAGTGGAGTCGCCCCTCATGCGGGTGGCAGTCAGGATTGCCCTTCTTCCGGTGATCGCCGGAATCTCCTATGAGATACTCAAACTCGCCGGGAGCAGCGATAACGCGCTGATCAATCTGTTCAGCAAGCCGGGGCTGGCAATTCAGAAACTGACCACCAAAGAGCCGGATGAGGGCATGATCGAAGTGGCCATCCAGGCCGTGGAGGCAGTATTTGATTGGAGAGCATATGAGGAAGAGAACTTTGACGCTTCAGCAGATTTATAG
- the rpmE gene encoding 50S ribosomal protein L31, with the protein MKEGIHPAYHQATVTCNCGNTFVTGSTSEDIHVEICSKCHPFYTGQQKAAQARGRVDKFNKKYGMDK; encoded by the coding sequence ATGAAAGAAGGAATACATCCAGCATATCATCAGGCAACAGTAACTTGTAACTGTGGCAACACATTCGTAACAGGATCTACAAGCGAAGACATCCACGTAGAAATCTGTTCCAAATGCCATCCGTTCTATACAGGACAGCAGAAAGCTGCTCAGGCTCGTGGCCGTGTTGATAAGTTCAATAAAAAATACGGAATGGACAAATAG
- the hemW gene encoding radical SAM family heme chaperone HemW, protein MRPLELYIHIPFCISKCKYCDFLSAPSKEGERQEYVKSLCKRIRSYRTLAEAYHVVSIFIGGGTPSLLVPAQVFSIFDAVRETFMVDKDAEITIEMNPGTVSPEKLIAYRQVGISRLSIGLQSVRNEELKVLGRIHTFEDFLHTYEMARREGFGNINIDLMSGIPFQTLDGWKESLEKVAGLGPEHISAYSLIIEEGTPFYERYRDARHEEELPDEETERQMYHFTREILGAYGYRRYEISNYAKEGFECRHNLGYWNRTEYLGIGTGAASLIGSRRWSEGEEPEELSWENQMEEYMFLGLRKMEGVTKSGFLKEFGCTMESKYSRVLKRMYAEGLMEEAGDYVRLTDQGIDISNYVMSEFLF, encoded by the coding sequence ATGAGGCCATTAGAATTATATATTCATATTCCATTTTGCATCAGTAAATGTAAATATTGTGATTTCCTGTCCGCGCCCTCGAAAGAGGGGGAGCGGCAGGAGTATGTGAAAAGCCTTTGCAAGCGGATCCGTTCTTACAGGACGCTGGCAGAGGCTTATCATGTTGTAAGCATATTTATAGGAGGAGGGACCCCCTCCCTCCTTGTTCCGGCACAGGTATTCTCCATATTTGATGCGGTACGGGAGACGTTCATGGTGGACAAGGATGCAGAGATCACCATTGAGATGAATCCGGGAACGGTATCCCCGGAGAAGCTGATCGCATATCGCCAGGTGGGAATCAGCCGCCTGAGTATCGGACTGCAGTCCGTCCGAAACGAGGAGTTGAAGGTCCTGGGAAGAATCCATACATTTGAGGATTTTCTTCATACCTACGAGATGGCAAGAAGAGAAGGATTTGGAAATATCAATATTGACCTGATGTCCGGGATACCGTTCCAAACCCTGGACGGATGGAAGGAAAGCCTGGAAAAGGTGGCAGGCCTTGGGCCGGAGCATATATCCGCCTACAGCCTGATCATCGAAGAGGGAACGCCTTTCTATGAGCGCTACCGGGATGCAAGGCATGAGGAAGAACTGCCGGATGAGGAGACAGAACGCCAGATGTATCATTTTACCAGGGAGATACTTGGGGCGTATGGCTATCGTAGGTACGAGATATCCAACTACGCAAAAGAAGGCTTTGAATGCAGGCACAATCTTGGCTACTGGAACCGGACCGAATATCTGGGAATCGGAACCGGCGCGGCTTCCCTGATCGGCAGCAGGAGATGGAGCGAAGGAGAAGAGCCGGAGGAATTAAGCTGGGAAAACCAGATGGAAGAGTATATGTTTCTGGGACTTCGCAAGATGGAAGGCGTTACAAAGTCTGGATTCCTGAAAGAATTTGGCTGTACCATGGAGAGCAAGTATAGCCGCGTGCTTAAGCGGATGTATGCCGAAGGCTTAATGGAGGAAGCAGGGGATTATGTAAGGCTTACCGACCAGGGGATTGATATCAGCAATTATGTGATGAGCGAATTCTTATTCTGA